One stretch of Spiroplasma mirum ATCC 29335 DNA includes these proteins:
- a CDS encoding lipoprotein, with protein sequence MKKLIAILGALGLTATGASSVVACNNNKKEDTNDLTKSFKSSYNANNTGIDLGNYGIE encoded by the coding sequence ATGAAGAAGTTAATAGCAATTTTAGGAGCTCTAGGTTTAACAGCAACCGGAGCAAGTTCCGTTGTAGCGTGCAACAATAATAAAAAAGAAGATACAAATGACTTAACAAAATCATTTAAATCAAGTTATAACGCGAACAATACTGGTATTGATCTAGGTAATTATGGAATTGAGTAA